A genomic region of Streptosporangium lutulentum contains the following coding sequences:
- a CDS encoding SDR family NAD(P)-dependent oxidoreductase, giving the protein MIILVTGASGPAGQAVVRRFTGEGHTVVGVSRSAGPGTPAEQPGKHDHRQVDLLDFDAVKVLAAAVEAEHGRVDGIVHLVGGWRGSKTFAETGLEDWDTLHDLLIRTLQHVTLAFEPLLKASERGRFAIVSAKAAERPTQGGAAYGAAKAASEAWTLAFADALEGTASTANILVVKALVDEGMRAASPEKKFPGFTDVDRLAEAIAGLWDTDANGTRVDLTRE; this is encoded by the coding sequence ATGATCATCCTTGTTACCGGCGCGTCCGGACCCGCGGGCCAGGCCGTCGTCCGCCGATTCACGGGCGAGGGGCACACGGTCGTCGGGGTGAGCAGGTCCGCCGGCCCCGGGACGCCCGCGGAGCAGCCGGGAAAGCATGATCACAGGCAGGTCGACCTGCTCGACTTCGACGCGGTGAAGGTCCTCGCGGCGGCCGTCGAGGCCGAGCACGGCCGGGTGGACGGGATCGTGCACCTGGTCGGCGGCTGGCGCGGGTCCAAGACCTTCGCCGAGACCGGTCTGGAAGACTGGGACACCCTTCACGACCTGCTGATCCGTACCCTCCAGCACGTCACGCTGGCCTTCGAGCCGCTGCTCAAAGCCAGCGAGCGCGGCCGGTTCGCCATCGTCTCGGCGAAGGCGGCCGAGCGCCCCACCCAGGGCGGCGCGGCGTACGGCGCGGCCAAGGCGGCCTCCGAGGCCTGGACCCTGGCCTTCGCCGACGCGCTGGAGGGCACGGCCTCCACCGCGAATATCCTGGTCGTCAAGGCGCTGGTGGACGAGGGCATGCGCGCGGCGAGTCCGGAGAAGAAGTTCCCCGGCTTCACCGACGTCGACCGTCTCGCCGAGGCGATCGCCGGCCTCTGGGACACCGACGCCAACGGCACCCGGGTGGATCTCACCCGGGAGTGA
- a CDS encoding DUF6421 family protein has translation MRAFPRVLFDEAHSESWTIRRDMAETMNPGHPDDSSYARAAELLHDLGHTVAAHTEGSITPALLSAQDVFVIAHPSAERWERTTGLGSPVLPVEELDAIEEYVAGGGGLVVLAEYEQEKYGSNLTELLARFGVGVEHTLVRDPRSAHNGVASWVLGIPADTAGDGDAAGQDLLAGARRACFYRAGVLTAPEHATVLFRTSSTADPAGEPLAVAVRHGRGRVVVVADSDLFGDDSIGDYDHAALWGNLVTWVARVPAPAATRESEAEAAFKGLKEAVEAIKPLQAKDGSIEGDRDRAVELISEIVDHVARLAPRFPHDEVYLTAVVADFRKWVGQGLGVPDFLDSLNAFHPDAQRVDGLEHLVVFPMYTQNGTTFRYIEAVWIRTIWPEWLAELERTRYDNPLFVPIAFEDFTSGYDTNSAVLFPETVAVRETPPRFTWGGIFADREAARFRAVSRAAAATLKLALPPDAARLIESQDLAQDTFVLWDLVHDRTHSHGDLPFDPFMIKQRMPYWLYSLEELRCDLTAFGEAVKLEGEGVPHARYVQLAILFDRLFRFPITGARVRNYDGLGGQLLFSYLHRNGVVRWTDNRLSVDWDRLADGVADLRGEIEKLYRDGIDRAKLAHWLAAHQLVAAYVEPHPASVWARGVDALPAPDPRATEASTSTKAVVDAVLPDEFPLSMFYEALRRKLGDVIDSTKGIRA, from the coding sequence GTGCGAGCTTTCCCGCGGGTGCTGTTCGACGAGGCACACAGCGAGTCATGGACCATCCGGCGGGACATGGCCGAGACGATGAATCCGGGACACCCCGACGACAGCAGCTACGCCCGCGCCGCGGAACTTTTGCACGATCTCGGGCACACCGTCGCCGCGCACACGGAGGGCTCGATCACCCCGGCCCTGCTGAGCGCGCAGGACGTCTTCGTGATCGCTCATCCGTCCGCCGAGCGCTGGGAGCGCACCACCGGCCTGGGCAGCCCCGTCCTGCCCGTCGAGGAGCTCGACGCGATCGAGGAGTACGTCGCGGGCGGCGGCGGCCTGGTCGTGCTGGCCGAGTACGAGCAGGAGAAGTACGGCAGCAACCTCACCGAGCTGCTCGCCCGGTTCGGCGTCGGGGTCGAGCACACCCTCGTCCGGGATCCCAGGAGCGCCCACAACGGCGTGGCCTCCTGGGTTCTCGGCATCCCCGCCGACACGGCCGGCGACGGCGACGCGGCCGGCCAGGACCTCCTCGCGGGGGCCCGCCGCGCCTGCTTCTACCGGGCCGGCGTGCTCACCGCCCCCGAACACGCGACGGTGCTGTTCCGGACGTCGTCCACCGCCGACCCCGCCGGCGAACCCCTCGCCGTGGCCGTACGGCACGGCAGGGGCCGCGTCGTGGTGGTCGCCGACTCCGACCTGTTCGGCGACGACTCGATCGGCGACTACGACCACGCCGCGCTCTGGGGCAACCTCGTCACCTGGGTCGCGCGAGTCCCCGCCCCGGCGGCGACCAGGGAGTCGGAGGCCGAGGCCGCCTTCAAGGGGCTCAAGGAGGCCGTGGAGGCGATCAAGCCGCTACAGGCCAAGGACGGCTCCATCGAGGGCGATCGCGACCGGGCGGTGGAGCTGATCTCCGAGATCGTCGACCACGTCGCGCGGCTCGCGCCCCGCTTCCCCCACGACGAGGTCTACCTGACCGCCGTCGTCGCCGACTTCCGCAAGTGGGTCGGGCAGGGCCTCGGCGTGCCCGACTTCCTGGACTCGCTCAACGCCTTCCACCCCGACGCCCAGCGGGTGGACGGCCTGGAGCACCTGGTCGTCTTCCCGATGTACACGCAGAACGGCACCACCTTCCGCTACATCGAGGCCGTCTGGATCCGTACGATCTGGCCCGAGTGGCTGGCCGAGCTGGAGCGCACCCGTTACGACAACCCGCTGTTCGTGCCGATCGCCTTCGAGGACTTCACCTCCGGGTACGACACCAACTCCGCGGTGCTCTTCCCCGAGACCGTCGCCGTCCGCGAGACCCCGCCCCGCTTCACCTGGGGCGGCATCTTCGCGGACCGCGAGGCCGCCCGGTTCCGCGCGGTGAGCAGGGCCGCCGCGGCCACGCTCAAGCTGGCGCTGCCGCCGGACGCGGCCCGGCTGATCGAGTCGCAGGACCTGGCCCAGGACACCTTCGTGCTCTGGGACCTGGTCCACGACCGTACGCACAGCCACGGCGACCTGCCGTTCGACCCGTTCATGATCAAGCAGCGCATGCCGTACTGGCTGTACTCCCTGGAGGAGCTCCGCTGCGACCTGACCGCGTTCGGCGAGGCCGTGAAGCTGGAGGGGGAGGGCGTGCCGCACGCCCGCTACGTCCAGCTCGCGATCCTGTTCGACAGGCTGTTCCGTTTCCCGATCACCGGGGCCCGGGTCCGCAACTACGACGGGCTCGGCGGCCAGCTGCTCTTCTCCTACCTGCACCGCAACGGGGTCGTCAGGTGGACCGACAACCGGCTGAGCGTCGACTGGGACCGGCTCGCCGACGGCGTCGCCGACCTGCGCGGCGAGATCGAGAAGCTCTACCGCGACGGCATCGACCGCGCCAAGCTCGCCCACTGGCTGGCCGCGCACCAGCTCGTCGCGGCCTACGTGGAGCCGCACCCCGCCTCCGTCTGGGCCCGCGGCGTGGACGCGCTGCCGGCCCCGGACCCCCGGGCGACCGAGGCGAGCACCAGCACCAAGGCGGTGGTGGACGCGGTGCTGCCCGACGAGTTCCCCCTGAGCATGTTCTACGAGGCCCTGCGCCGTAAGCTCGGCGATGTCATCGACTCCACGAAGGGCATCCGAGCATGA
- a CDS encoding nitrilase-related carbon-nitrogen hydrolase encodes MSLTSVACCQLALAVGDPDGNRAVARRAVERAAAAGARVVILPELTNSGYVFRDRAEAAGLAEPLDGPTVEGWIASARRHGLILVGGLCERDEDGLIRNSAVLVDAGGVRAVYRKTHLWDLEKTVFTPGDELPPVVDTAVGRIGLLVCYDLKFPEWVRTVGLRGADLLCVPTNWPLSPRPAGERPAEVTRVQASASVNRMFVAACDRAGPERGVAWVGGSVVADPDGFLLAGPRPAYDEGLVIAECRLGDARSKRVGAHNDVHADRRPELYRSILEPARSADPAEV; translated from the coding sequence ATGTCCTTGACCTCTGTCGCCTGCTGCCAGCTCGCCCTCGCGGTGGGAGATCCGGACGGCAACCGTGCCGTCGCCCGGCGGGCCGTCGAACGCGCGGCGGCGGCCGGAGCCCGGGTCGTGATCCTCCCCGAACTGACCAACAGTGGATACGTGTTCCGCGATCGGGCCGAGGCGGCCGGGCTCGCCGAGCCGCTGGACGGCCCCACCGTGGAAGGCTGGATCGCCTCCGCGCGACGGCACGGCCTCATCCTGGTGGGCGGGCTGTGCGAGCGTGACGAGGACGGGCTCATACGAAACTCCGCCGTCCTCGTCGACGCGGGCGGCGTGCGCGCCGTGTACCGCAAGACGCATCTGTGGGACCTGGAGAAGACCGTCTTCACCCCCGGCGACGAGCTTCCACCGGTCGTCGACACGGCGGTCGGCCGGATCGGCCTTCTGGTCTGCTACGACCTGAAGTTCCCGGAGTGGGTCCGCACGGTGGGGCTCCGCGGCGCCGACCTGCTCTGCGTTCCCACGAACTGGCCGCTGTCCCCGCGTCCCGCGGGGGAGCGACCCGCCGAGGTGACGCGGGTGCAGGCGAGCGCCTCGGTGAACCGCATGTTCGTCGCCGCCTGCGATCGGGCCGGACCCGAGCGCGGCGTGGCCTGGGTCGGCGGCTCGGTCGTCGCCGACCCCGACGGGTTCCTCCTCGCCGGACCCCGGCCCGCCTACGACGAGGGACTGGTGATCGCCGAGTGCCGGCTCGGCGACGCCCGGAGCAAGCGCGTCGGCGCGCACAACGACGTGCACGCCGACCGCCGTCCGGAGCTGTACCGGTCGATTCTGGAACCCGCACGGAGCGCGGACCCCGCCGAGGTGTGA
- a CDS encoding extracellular solute-binding protein: protein MNDYPPQPSRRDVLRGALATGASLSLAGGLSSCGSRGDVARVAGGDEWRQFKGATLNFISENTAPTAAIAANLRPFTDLTGINVNIVTLELTALVQRVALDLASGRAQYQVIYADPYQVLAPYQRGLVDLRSLQADPNLPDLPVGLGDFIPTQLDAAGRFVESAPVYALPYDAPTMIWQYRQDLFDKYRDRMADDLGFDPRPGGDRTWEEYFGIARWFNKNATSEVAYGTGHQGRQHDSLMNDFSNVLWSYGGDYFDNGREVGRMGSRNPGPCRIDSGAAIAGAEFYNRLLGIADPASKTWDWDGLGAAFRAGRLAMCPNWHEYAASNEEVLPGKVGYSPLPRGPGGTANMYGGTGVAISGNTLPNERGAAWLFIVWATSPETQLANLRSKAGGGTPTRTSVYELPEVRAAEKRPTSMPNMLTAAAVRQAWQPGKIGLRPKIPMWNECNTAIFTQLSRMLTGSTSPEEAMRSITSRVDQIVERGWVA, encoded by the coding sequence GTGAACGACTATCCACCTCAGCCGAGCAGGCGTGACGTTCTTCGTGGCGCCCTGGCCACCGGCGCCTCCCTGTCCCTGGCGGGGGGCCTGAGTTCCTGCGGCTCCCGCGGTGACGTGGCACGAGTCGCCGGCGGTGACGAGTGGCGGCAGTTCAAGGGCGCCACCCTGAACTTCATCTCGGAGAACACCGCTCCCACCGCGGCCATCGCCGCGAACCTCCGCCCGTTCACCGATCTGACGGGTATCAACGTCAACATCGTGACGCTGGAGCTGACCGCGCTGGTCCAGCGGGTCGCCCTGGACCTGGCCTCGGGCCGGGCCCAGTACCAGGTGATCTACGCCGATCCCTACCAGGTGCTCGCGCCGTACCAGCGAGGACTGGTGGACCTGCGTTCGCTGCAGGCCGATCCGAACCTGCCGGACCTGCCCGTCGGCCTCGGAGACTTCATCCCCACCCAGCTTGACGCCGCCGGCCGGTTCGTCGAGTCCGCGCCCGTCTACGCCCTGCCGTACGACGCGCCGACGATGATCTGGCAGTACCGGCAGGACCTGTTCGACAAGTATCGCGACCGCATGGCGGACGACCTCGGCTTCGACCCGCGCCCCGGCGGCGACCGGACGTGGGAGGAGTACTTCGGGATCGCCCGGTGGTTCAACAAGAACGCGACGTCGGAGGTCGCGTACGGCACCGGGCATCAGGGCCGCCAGCACGACTCCCTGATGAACGACTTCAGCAACGTGCTCTGGTCCTACGGGGGCGACTACTTCGACAACGGCCGGGAAGTCGGGCGCATGGGGTCGCGGAACCCCGGCCCGTGCCGGATCGACTCCGGCGCCGCGATCGCGGGCGCGGAGTTCTACAACCGGCTGCTCGGCATCGCCGACCCCGCCTCGAAGACGTGGGACTGGGACGGCCTGGGCGCCGCGTTCCGCGCGGGCCGGCTGGCGATGTGCCCGAACTGGCACGAGTACGCGGCCAGCAACGAGGAGGTGCTACCCGGCAAGGTCGGCTACTCGCCGCTGCCCAGGGGCCCGGGCGGGACCGCCAACATGTACGGGGGCACGGGGGTCGCGATCAGCGGGAACACGCTCCCCAACGAGCGCGGCGCGGCCTGGCTGTTCATCGTGTGGGCCACCTCTCCCGAGACCCAGCTCGCCAACCTCAGGAGCAAGGCCGGCGGGGGCACTCCCACCCGCACCTCCGTGTACGAACTGCCGGAGGTGCGCGCGGCCGAGAAGCGGCCCACGTCGATGCCCAACATGCTCACGGCCGCGGCGGTACGGCAGGCCTGGCAGCCCGGCAAGATCGGACTCCGGCCCAAGATCCCGATGTGGAACGAGTGCAACACCGCGATCTTCACGCAGCTGTCCCGGATGCTCACCGGGTCGACGTCGCCCGAGGAGGCGATGCGTTCCATCACCTCGCGGGTGGACCAGATCGTGGAACGGGGGTGGGTGGCCTGA
- a CDS encoding carbohydrate ABC transporter permease — MAHVADSSPALSRSAPTRSTAPKEPRVGFEGRMMTPGLILLAALSILPFLALIAMSFSRVRLLGGVRLELVALTNWIRFLTDADMWMSWLRTIIYFVLTVGLEMALGVGIALCLYRVLRGRNVLLSLLLLPMFAAPVIVGLLGRYLTDSTFGLYAWVLRSLGYTGDILGSPATAFAAVVLMDVWEWTPLIALITLAGLSSVPQSVREAAAVDGAPAWMTLRYIIFPAIANVLLVALLIRSMDAIRYFDIIWVTTNGGPADATKIVPIRLYETAFRFFDLGYAAAIGLAMLAFSIFIARTFVRLLDTRGLTR, encoded by the coding sequence ATGGCACACGTCGCGGACTCCTCACCGGCGCTCAGCCGATCCGCCCCGACGCGGAGCACCGCTCCCAAGGAGCCGCGCGTCGGCTTCGAGGGCAGGATGATGACCCCCGGCCTGATCCTGCTGGCCGCGCTGTCGATCCTGCCCTTCCTCGCCCTGATCGCGATGAGCTTCTCCCGCGTCCGGCTGCTGGGCGGGGTCCGTCTCGAACTGGTGGCCCTCACCAACTGGATTCGCTTCCTCACCGACGCCGACATGTGGATGTCGTGGCTTCGCACGATCATCTACTTCGTGCTCACCGTCGGGCTGGAGATGGCGCTGGGGGTGGGCATCGCGCTGTGCCTGTACCGGGTGCTGCGCGGCCGTAACGTCCTGCTCAGCCTGCTGCTGCTGCCGATGTTCGCCGCGCCCGTGATCGTCGGCCTGCTGGGCCGCTACCTCACCGACTCCACCTTCGGGCTCTACGCGTGGGTGCTGCGCTCCCTCGGCTACACCGGCGACATCCTCGGCAGCCCCGCCACCGCCTTCGCCGCCGTCGTGCTGATGGACGTGTGGGAGTGGACCCCGCTGATCGCCCTGATCACCCTGGCCGGGCTGTCCAGCGTGCCCCAGTCGGTGAGGGAGGCCGCCGCCGTCGACGGGGCCCCGGCCTGGATGACGCTGCGGTACATCATCTTCCCCGCGATCGCCAACGTGCTGCTGGTCGCGCTGCTCATCCGCTCGATGGACGCCATCCGCTACTTCGACATCATCTGGGTCACCACCAACGGCGGCCCGGCGGACGCGACCAAGATCGTCCCCATCCGGCTGTACGAGACCGCGTTCCGCTTCTTCGACCTCGGCTACGCCGCCGCCATCGGCCTGGCGATGCTGGCCTTCTCGATCTTCATCGCCCGCACCTTCGTCCGGCTGCTGGACACCAGGGGGTTGACCCGATGA
- a CDS encoding carbohydrate ABC transporter permease, whose translation MSTSMTPRSSVPQQTRPDQAVRGNGHGVVAAPPGVPQSPLEASSRRSRWVVALLLAAALLWTLVPLIWMLLSSFKNRADVTSATPQVLFAPTLDNYRNLFTGSNNLGPYIWHSVLAAGISALLAVCLGALAGYGLARTQMRGKKHLAFWIISTRMAPIAAVVVPLFLIFRGIGLIDSIPGLVLAYLTFNLPFAIWLMSAFFAEVPASLEESALVAGCTRWQAFRTVILPLTKSGLVTTFVLCLVFAWNDYAFAVVFSGPNSQTLPIAASQLVTQTGIDWGQLTAIGTIVVVPMMLAGLAVRRWLVTGLTLGAVTGE comes from the coding sequence ATGAGCACCTCGATGACGCCGCGGTCGTCCGTACCCCAGCAGACCCGCCCCGATCAGGCCGTACGGGGAAACGGGCACGGGGTCGTCGCCGCCCCGCCGGGAGTGCCGCAGTCCCCGCTTGAGGCGAGCAGCCGGCGCTCACGGTGGGTGGTGGCGCTCCTCCTCGCCGCGGCCCTGCTCTGGACGCTGGTTCCCCTGATCTGGATGCTGCTGTCGTCGTTCAAGAACCGCGCCGACGTGACCTCGGCCACGCCGCAGGTCCTGTTCGCCCCGACCCTGGACAACTACCGCAACCTGTTCACCGGCTCGAACAACCTCGGGCCCTACATCTGGCACAGCGTGCTCGCCGCCGGGATCTCCGCGCTGCTCGCGGTCTGCCTGGGCGCGCTCGCCGGCTACGGCCTGGCGCGGACCCAGATGCGCGGGAAGAAGCACCTGGCCTTCTGGATCATCTCGACCCGCATGGCGCCCATCGCGGCCGTCGTGGTCCCGCTGTTCCTCATCTTCCGCGGGATCGGCCTGATCGACTCGATCCCCGGCCTGGTGCTGGCCTACCTGACCTTCAACCTGCCCTTCGCCATCTGGTTGATGAGCGCGTTCTTCGCCGAGGTGCCGGCCTCCCTGGAGGAGTCCGCGCTCGTCGCCGGCTGCACCCGCTGGCAGGCCTTCCGTACGGTCATCCTCCCGCTGACCAAGTCGGGGCTGGTCACCACCTTCGTGCTGTGCCTCGTCTTCGCCTGGAACGACTACGCGTTCGCCGTGGTCTTCTCCGGGCCGAACTCCCAGACACTGCCCATCGCCGCCTCCCAGCTGGTCACCCAGACGGGCATCGACTGGGGTCAGCTCACCGCCATCGGCACGATCGTGGTCGTGCCGATGATGCTCGCGGGGCTCGCCGTGCGCCGCTGGCTGGTCACCGGGCTCACCCTCGGCGCCGTCACCGGAGAGTAG
- a CDS encoding NAD(P)-dependent alcohol dehydrogenase, which translates to MTSHSVHPRSRHRKGGEPKTTREPTMRAAVLQGAGKITLEERPRPTPGPRDVLVRVSSVGTCGSDVHYYEHGRIGDFVVESPLVLGHEPSGTVVAAGPGAGRHRPGQRVSLEPGVPDFTCPQCRAGRYNLCPRMRFFGTPPIDGAFCEYVVVREEFAHPVPDTLSDDAAALIEPLSVGVWACRKARVGPGARVLVTGAGPVGLLCLQAARAFGAAEVMITDVNPVRLGLARDLGASVALDVRENRLADAAFEPDVLLECSGRPAAVGEAVRSVGRAGRVVLVGMGGDEIPLPLTHVQTRELEVTGTFRYANTWPTAIELATSGRVRLDALVTGHYGLAGVEQALTAGARDPGLVKAVVQPQE; encoded by the coding sequence ATGACCTCCCACAGCGTTCATCCCCGGTCCCGCCACCGGAAAGGAGGGGAGCCGAAGACCACGCGCGAGCCCACCATGCGCGCGGCCGTACTGCAGGGAGCGGGAAAGATCACGCTGGAGGAACGGCCCCGGCCCACGCCCGGCCCCCGGGACGTGCTCGTGCGGGTCTCCTCTGTCGGGACGTGCGGCTCCGACGTGCACTACTACGAGCACGGGCGGATCGGTGACTTCGTGGTGGAGTCTCCGCTGGTGCTCGGCCACGAGCCCTCCGGGACCGTGGTCGCCGCCGGGCCCGGGGCCGGCCGTCACCGCCCGGGGCAACGTGTCTCGCTGGAGCCGGGAGTGCCCGACTTCACCTGCCCGCAGTGCCGGGCCGGCCGCTACAACCTCTGCCCGCGGATGCGTTTTTTCGGCACCCCTCCGATCGACGGGGCCTTCTGCGAGTACGTCGTCGTGCGCGAGGAGTTCGCCCATCCTGTACCGGACACGCTGTCCGATGACGCCGCCGCCCTGATCGAGCCGCTGTCGGTGGGCGTGTGGGCCTGCCGGAAGGCCCGGGTCGGGCCCGGCGCCCGCGTGCTCGTCACCGGCGCGGGCCCGGTCGGGCTGCTCTGCCTGCAGGCCGCGCGGGCCTTCGGCGCCGCCGAGGTCATGATCACGGATGTCAATCCCGTCCGGCTGGGGCTGGCCCGCGACCTGGGTGCGAGCGTGGCCCTCGACGTGCGCGAGAACCGTCTGGCCGACGCCGCGTTCGAGCCCGACGTGCTGCTCGAATGCTCGGGTCGTCCCGCCGCCGTCGGGGAGGCCGTCCGCTCGGTGGGGCGGGCCGGACGGGTCGTCCTCGTCGGCATGGGCGGGGACGAGATCCCGCTGCCGCTGACGCACGTGCAGACGCGTGAGCTTGAGGTGACGGGCACGTTCCGCTACGCGAACACCTGGCCGACGGCCATCGAGCTGGCCACCTCGGGACGCGTCCGGCTGGACGCCCTGGTCACCGGCCACTACGGCCTGGCCGGGGTCGAGCAGGCGCTGACGGCGGGCGCCCGCGATCCCGGCCTGGTCAAGGCAGTCGTACAACCGCAGGAGTGA
- a CDS encoding ABC transporter ATP-binding protein: MARVLYEQATRVYPGSTQPAVDALDLDIADGEFLVLVGPSGCGKSTSLRMLAGLERVDGGRIAIGERDVTHLPPRDRDIAMVFQNYALYPHMSVADNMGFALRVIKVPKQERDRRVLEAARLLDLEEFLDRKPKALSGGQRQRVAMGRAIVREPKVFLMDEPLSNLDAKLRVQTRTQVAALQRRLGTTTVYVTHDQVEAMTMGDRVAVLKDGLLQQVDTPLRLYQRPANVFVAGFIGSPSMNLGEYRVEGEEAILAGGTRVRLTHETLKALKDEGGDRVILGFRPEAVEVVGDAGEDHTTFPVTVTVVEELGSDAFLYGQYADTTDPVLREQTVIARVDPTAPPSKGSRVLLRIMPGKEQLFSASTGLRLPT; this comes from the coding sequence ATGGCCAGAGTTCTCTACGAGCAGGCGACCCGCGTCTATCCGGGGTCCACGCAGCCCGCGGTGGACGCCCTCGACCTCGATATCGCCGACGGCGAGTTCCTGGTCCTCGTCGGCCCGTCCGGCTGCGGGAAGTCCACCTCCCTGCGCATGCTCGCCGGGCTGGAGAGGGTCGACGGCGGGCGCATCGCCATCGGCGAGCGTGATGTCACCCACCTGCCGCCGCGCGACCGGGACATCGCGATGGTGTTCCAGAACTACGCGCTCTACCCGCACATGTCGGTGGCCGACAACATGGGCTTCGCCCTGCGAGTGATCAAGGTTCCCAAGCAGGAGCGCGACCGCCGGGTCCTTGAGGCCGCCCGCCTGCTGGACCTGGAGGAGTTCCTCGACCGCAAGCCCAAGGCGCTCTCCGGCGGCCAGCGGCAACGCGTGGCCATGGGCCGGGCGATCGTGCGCGAACCGAAGGTGTTCCTCATGGACGAGCCGCTGTCCAATCTGGACGCCAAGCTGCGCGTGCAGACCCGCACCCAGGTCGCCGCCCTGCAACGCCGGCTCGGGACGACGACCGTCTACGTGACCCACGACCAGGTCGAGGCCATGACGATGGGCGACCGGGTCGCCGTCCTCAAGGACGGGCTCCTGCAGCAGGTCGACACGCCGCTGCGCCTCTACCAGCGGCCGGCCAACGTCTTCGTGGCCGGGTTCATCGGCTCCCCGTCGATGAACCTGGGCGAGTACCGCGTCGAGGGCGAGGAGGCGATCCTCGCCGGCGGGACGCGGGTGCGGCTGACCCACGAGACGCTCAAGGCGCTCAAGGACGAGGGCGGCGACCGCGTCATCCTGGGTTTCCGGCCAGAGGCCGTCGAGGTGGTCGGCGACGCCGGCGAGGACCACACGACCTTCCCGGTCACCGTCACCGTCGTCGAGGAGCTCGGTTCGGACGCCTTCCTCTACGGCCAGTACGCCGACACGACCGATCCGGTGCTCCGCGAACAGACCGTCATCGCCCGGGTCGACCCCACGGCACCGCCGTCCAAGGGCTCCCGGGTCCTTCTGCGGATCATGCCGGGCAAGGAACAGCTCTTCTCGGCGAGCACCGGCCTGCGGCTACCTACCTGA
- a CDS encoding SDR family NAD(P)-dependent oxidoreductase, which yields MTESSGTNAAHGLLEDKVALVTGAGRGIGAAAARLFAREGAAVVLASRTESELSAVVDEIRTAGGTADYVVADMADEKGIQNAVDKVVERHGRLDVAFNNAGVSAAPVPLAEVPGSDFDRVTSIDYKGVWLAMVAEIKAMRATAGGGAIVNNSSTAGLRSSARLGPYSASKRAVNSLTETAAVEYGPEGIRVNAIAPGTTMTAMFQQFVEEDPDIVEQFSASTPLRRVAEPEEVAEAAAWLLSDRASYVTGAVVPVDGGLTV from the coding sequence ATGACAGAAAGCAGCGGTACGAACGCCGCTCACGGACTCCTCGAAGACAAGGTGGCGCTGGTCACCGGTGCGGGGCGAGGCATCGGCGCCGCCGCCGCGCGGCTGTTCGCCCGGGAGGGCGCCGCGGTCGTGCTGGCCTCGCGTACCGAGTCCGAGCTGAGCGCCGTGGTCGACGAGATCCGGACGGCCGGCGGCACCGCGGACTACGTGGTGGCCGACATGGCCGACGAGAAGGGCATCCAGAACGCGGTCGACAAGGTGGTGGAGCGTCACGGGCGCCTCGACGTCGCCTTCAACAACGCCGGAGTGTCCGCTGCCCCCGTACCCCTGGCCGAGGTGCCCGGCAGCGACTTCGACCGGGTCACCTCGATCGACTACAAAGGCGTCTGGCTGGCCATGGTGGCGGAGATCAAGGCGATGCGCGCGACAGCCGGGGGCGGCGCGATCGTCAACAACAGCAGTACCGCCGGCCTCAGGTCCAGCGCGAGGCTGGGACCGTACTCCGCCTCCAAGCGGGCGGTCAACAGCCTCACCGAGACCGCCGCCGTCGAGTACGGGCCCGAAGGCATCCGGGTCAACGCCATCGCCCCGGGCACCACCATGACCGCGATGTTCCAGCAGTTCGTCGAGGAGGACCCCGACATCGTCGAGCAGTTCAGCGCGAGCACCCCGCTGCGCCGCGTCGCCGAACCGGAGGAGGTCGCCGAAGCCGCCGCCTGGCTGCTGAGCGACCGCGCCTCGTACGTCACCGGCGCGGTCGTGCCCGTCGACGGCGGCCTCACGGTGTGA